One genomic segment of Candidatus Tanganyikabacteria bacterium includes these proteins:
- a CDS encoding bifunctional metallophosphatase/5'-nucleotidase, with protein MVRRTALLALFASTFAVSCAQLAGTGLVAGGADSALRSLAVGIPTTPGAPDFGQQPVLQQDPSIVGQRVPITFMYTSDIHSRVEPFAQSFYQRTYAGKGGFARLASMVKGLRQSEPNPTLLDSGDYLQGTPYYNFFKGEVELRLMDKLKYDAITIGNHEFDSGMGALRQVLSSYRGRVVTSNMTFAPELAARYAVFKAGNLRVGVFGLMAQVDGLIAPPNFLGARYYDPVVVARAAVAKLRKEADVIVCISHVGTTPPYSDESVESTNHEHDQEDVDDFHDEAGTSEAPQYADEKIAAQVQGINVILSGHTHMLVKNPKVVRSGNWQTYIVSAGFGGGYLGKANAEIQDGRVVSFKNDLLPVNAAVPEDPAIAADIAPYKQRIDGKLKVKIGEATDVFKRYGSADIESTLNNLIADATLAATRKVAKIDFAISSSGTPRSNMAAGPLTLEDAFFTLPFDNKLAIVQVRGDVAAEALRIKRRPREMKRHAVSNVTYALVPGTDRIKNIMVGGEPLDPKRTYTIAVTDYMAEGGSGFAMFIGANRKDTGIVQRDALINYIREAGRITPEAGRISPR; from the coding sequence ATGGTTCGCCGAACGGCACTGCTGGCCCTTTTTGCCAGTACCTTCGCCGTAAGCTGCGCGCAGCTTGCCGGCACCGGCCTGGTGGCCGGCGGAGCCGATTCCGCCCTCAGATCGCTCGCGGTCGGCATCCCGACCACGCCGGGCGCGCCCGACTTCGGCCAGCAGCCCGTGCTCCAGCAGGATCCCTCGATCGTCGGGCAACGCGTGCCGATCACCTTCATGTACACGTCGGACATCCACTCGCGAGTCGAACCGTTCGCGCAAAGCTTTTACCAGCGCACTTACGCCGGCAAGGGCGGTTTCGCCCGCCTGGCGAGCATGGTCAAGGGCCTGCGGCAGAGCGAGCCCAACCCCACGTTGCTCGACTCGGGCGACTACCTGCAGGGCACGCCGTACTACAACTTCTTCAAGGGTGAAGTCGAACTGCGGCTGATGGACAAGCTCAAGTACGACGCCATCACCATCGGCAACCACGAGTTCGACAGCGGCATGGGCGCCCTTCGGCAGGTCCTGTCCAGCTACCGCGGCCGCGTGGTCACGTCCAACATGACCTTCGCGCCCGAACTGGCGGCCCGCTACGCGGTCTTCAAGGCCGGCAACCTGCGGGTGGGCGTCTTCGGCCTGATGGCGCAGGTAGACGGCCTGATCGCGCCGCCCAACTTCCTGGGCGCCCGCTACTACGATCCGGTGGTCGTGGCCCGGGCCGCCGTCGCCAAGCTTCGCAAGGAAGCCGACGTCATCGTCTGCATCTCGCACGTCGGCACCACGCCGCCCTACTCCGACGAATCGGTCGAGTCGACCAACCACGAGCACGACCAGGAAGACGTGGACGATTTCCACGACGAGGCCGGCACCTCCGAGGCGCCCCAGTACGCCGACGAGAAGATCGCCGCCCAGGTCCAGGGCATCAACGTCATCCTCAGCGGCCACACCCACATGCTCGTGAAGAACCCCAAGGTGGTCCGGTCCGGCAACTGGCAGACCTACATCGTCTCGGCGGGTTTCGGCGGCGGGTACCTGGGCAAGGCCAACGCGGAGATCCAGGACGGCCGGGTCGTCAGCTTCAAGAACGACCTCTTGCCGGTCAACGCCGCCGTGCCCGAAGATCCCGCCATCGCGGCCGACATCGCGCCCTACAAGCAGCGCATCGACGGCAAGCTCAAGGTCAAGATCGGCGAGGCCACCGACGTCTTCAAGCGCTACGGCAGCGCCGACATCGAGTCGACCCTCAACAACCTCATCGCCGACGCCACCCTGGCCGCCACCCGCAAGGTCGCCAAGATCGATTTCGCCATCTCGAGCAGCGGCACGCCCCGCAGCAACATGGCGGCCGGACCGCTGACGCTCGAAGACGCGTTCTTCACCCTGCCCTTCGACAACAAGCTGGCCATCGTACAGGTGCGCGGCGACGTCGCGGCCGAAGCGCTGCGCATCAAGCGCCGGCCTCGCGAGATGAAGCGCCACGCCGTCTCGAACGTCACCTACGCCCTGGTGCCCGGCACCGACCGGATCAAGAACATCATGGTCGGCGGCGAGCCGCTCGATCCCAAGCGCACTTACACCATCGCGGTCACCGACTACATGGCCGAGGGCGGCTCGGGCTTCGCGATGTTCATCGGCGCAAATCGCAAGGACACCGGCATCGTGCAGCGGGACGCCCTGATCAACTACATCCGCGAGGCCGGCCGCATCACCCCGGAGGCGGGCCGCATCAGCCCCCGGTAG
- a CDS encoding aminoglycoside phosphotransferase family protein, producing MKTGWERRMPYIGVDPPLLADLLAPAFPGGPIESCELVTEGLVNSNYRVVVGGKTVLLRLYARDPAACGKEASLARRFGSVLPIPAVLHADSSCERLPHPYAVHEWVDGVRADDVVIAGEVAPVAEACGRLLARLQGIEFAAPGFLAEDLSPVDPVPLTPAFYSGWMREWVLTTSAADVLGDGLAERVIAWADARAPLVGAVGAERHLVHSDFNGANILMRRGPGGWEVAALLDWEFAFAGTSLFDVANMLRHYTLSGPDFAEPFLGAFAAAGGRLPGQWLDTARALDMMSLIGFLARPDCGATTQRDVLALICGYLAA from the coding sequence GTGAAGACCGGCTGGGAGCGGCGGATGCCCTACATCGGGGTCGATCCCCCGCTGCTGGCCGATCTGCTCGCGCCGGCCTTCCCGGGAGGGCCGATCGAGAGCTGCGAGCTGGTCACCGAAGGCCTGGTGAACTCGAACTACCGCGTCGTGGTGGGCGGCAAGACGGTGCTGCTGCGGCTATACGCCCGGGATCCCGCCGCGTGCGGCAAGGAGGCGTCCCTGGCGCGGCGCTTCGGGTCGGTGCTGCCCATCCCCGCGGTGCTGCACGCGGATTCCTCCTGCGAACGCCTGCCGCACCCTTACGCCGTCCACGAGTGGGTTGACGGCGTCCGCGCCGACGACGTCGTCATCGCCGGCGAGGTCGCGCCGGTCGCCGAGGCGTGCGGACGGCTGCTGGCGCGCCTCCAGGGCATCGAATTCGCGGCGCCGGGGTTCCTGGCCGAGGATCTGTCGCCGGTCGATCCGGTGCCGCTGACCCCCGCGTTCTACTCGGGCTGGATGCGCGAATGGGTCCTGACGACGTCCGCCGCGGACGTGCTGGGCGATGGCCTGGCCGAGCGGGTGATCGCCTGGGCCGACGCCCGGGCGCCGCTGGTCGGGGCGGTGGGGGCTGAGCGCCACCTGGTGCACAGCGACTTCAACGGCGCCAACATTCTCATGCGCCGCGGCCCTGGCGGGTGGGAAGTGGCGGCCCTGCTGGACTGGGAGTTCGCCTTCGCGGGGACGTCCCTCTTCGACGTGGCCAACATGTTGCGCCACTACACGCTCAGCGGGCCCGACTTCGCCGAGCCGTTCCTGGGCGCGTTTGCCGCGGCGGGCGGCCGGTTGCCGGGCCAGTGGCTCGACACGGCCCGGGCGCTCGACATGATGAGCCTGATCGGCTTCCTGGCCCGCCCGGATTGCGGGGCGACGACCCAGCGCGACGTCCTCGCGCTGATCTGCGGCTATCTGGCCGCTTAG